The Lysobacterales bacterium genome has a segment encoding these proteins:
- a CDS encoding site-specific DNA-methyltransferase encodes MGKEYESSSSVDDFRESHSALAPDLIRILKPGGSICWQVGYHIAKHQVTPLDFIAHEIFTRSEELRLRNRIIWSFAHGLHAKKRFSGRHEVVLWYTKGESSHFDLDSVRIPQKYPGKRSYRGPNKGEFSGNPLGKNPGDVWDVPNVKGHHVEKTLHPCQFPVALPLKFVRAVCPPDGLVLDPFMGVGSTGVAAAVESRRFLGGEIQQVYVDVAVERIRDARKGVARFRPLEQAIHEPRPTDAVAKKPEHFRG; translated from the coding sequence ATGGGGAAGGAATACGAGAGCAGCTCCTCGGTCGATGACTTCCGAGAAAGTCATTCAGCGCTCGCCCCGGATTTGATCCGTATTCTCAAGCCGGGGGGGTCCATCTGTTGGCAAGTGGGCTACCACATTGCTAAGCATCAAGTTACTCCTCTTGACTTCATTGCGCACGAGATATTTACGAGGTCCGAAGAGCTCCGGCTGCGTAATCGGATTATTTGGTCCTTCGCACACGGGTTGCATGCAAAAAAGCGATTCAGCGGTAGGCACGAGGTTGTTCTTTGGTACACCAAGGGTGAAAGCAGCCATTTTGATCTCGACTCGGTCCGCATCCCACAAAAGTACCCAGGTAAACGATCTTACCGAGGCCCGAATAAGGGCGAGTTTAGCGGGAACCCTTTGGGTAAAAACCCGGGAGACGTTTGGGACGTGCCCAACGTTAAGGGGCACCACGTCGAAAAGACACTGCATCCCTGCCAGTTTCCCGTCGCCCTTCCTCTGAAGTTTGTTCGCGCGGTGTGCCCCCCTGACGGGCTAGTGCTTGACCCGTTCATGGGTGTCGGCTCTACAGGAGTCGCGGCTGCTGTTGAGAGCAGGCGTTTCCTGGGCGGAGAGATCCAACAGGTGTACGTCGATGTTGCCGTCGAGCGCATCCGCGATGCGAGAAAAGGCGTCGCTCGTTTTCGACCACTAGAGCAGGCAATTCATGAGCCGCGGCCGACTGACGCGGTCGCGAAGAAGCCCGAGCACTTTAGGGGGTAG
- a CDS encoding glycine zipper 2TM domain-containing protein: MKTPIAAALTTVLVAGGAVAAWQVTRGEHAEVIEVQPVTQTVDVVARVVASEPVTRTVTGTREVCEDVEVVYQSPDPRDPNRIAGTVAGAVIGGVLGNQVGSGSGRRIATAAGAAGGAYAGREIQGRQQQGNQRSEVRTERNCRTESAPREQVVGYDVQYELDGVLATMRTEAKPGDTLVMGQRDEVIGYDVTWRHDGQTGSARLASDPGRRLPVRDGVVMVPAPPAGD; encoded by the coding sequence ATGAAAACTCCCATCGCAGCCGCCCTTACCACCGTCCTGGTCGCCGGCGGCGCCGTCGCCGCCTGGCAGGTCACGCGCGGCGAACATGCCGAGGTGATCGAGGTGCAGCCGGTCACGCAGACGGTGGACGTGGTGGCCCGCGTGGTGGCCAGCGAACCGGTCACCCGCACGGTCACCGGCACCCGCGAGGTGTGCGAAGACGTCGAGGTGGTCTACCAGTCGCCCGATCCGCGTGACCCCAACCGCATCGCCGGCACCGTCGCCGGGGCGGTGATCGGTGGCGTGCTGGGCAACCAGGTCGGCAGCGGCAGCGGCCGGCGCATTGCCACTGCGGCCGGTGCCGCCGGTGGCGCCTATGCCGGCCGCGAGATCCAGGGCCGCCAGCAGCAGGGCAACCAGCGCAGTGAGGTGCGCACCGAGCGCAACTGCCGCACGGAATCTGCACCGCGCGAACAGGTGGTCGGCTACGATGTGCAGTACGAACTGGACGGCGTGCTCGCCACGATGCGCACCGAGGCCAAGCCCGGCGACACCCTGGTGATGGGCCAGCGCGACGAGGTGATCGGCTATGACGTCACCTGGCGCCATGACGGCCAGACCGGATCGGCGCGCCTGGCCAGCGACCCGGGCCGGCGCCTGCCGGTGCGCGACGGCGTGGTGATGGTGCCGGCGCCGCCTGCCGGCGACTGA
- a CDS encoding sigma-70 family RNA polymerase sigma factor: protein MTGNQSRAGRFEGDDALSALVASMARRDQAALASFYDLTIDRVYATALRIVRNEADAEEVAGDVYQQAWQRAGHYDPARGSAITWLLGMAWSRAVDRVRRERRHRRCEELHPERHTRAYAAPDEDPAAAMIEALAGATGINRALAALSADQRRMVALAFHEDLSHAEIAERERLPLGTVKSHLRRGLASLRRALRVDGDRGDG from the coding sequence GTGACGGGCAATCAATCGCGTGCAGGCCGGTTCGAGGGCGACGACGCCCTGTCTGCGCTGGTCGCGTCGATGGCTCGCCGCGACCAGGCCGCGCTGGCCAGCTTCTATGACCTGACCATCGACCGCGTCTATGCGACCGCGCTGCGCATCGTGAGGAACGAGGCCGATGCCGAGGAGGTCGCTGGCGACGTCTACCAGCAGGCCTGGCAGCGGGCTGGCCACTACGACCCCGCGCGCGGCAGTGCAATCACCTGGCTGCTCGGCATGGCCTGGAGCCGTGCGGTCGACCGCGTTCGCCGTGAGCGCCGCCACCGGCGCTGCGAGGAGCTGCATCCGGAGCGCCACACGCGAGCGTATGCTGCCCCGGATGAAGACCCTGCCGCCGCCATGATAGAAGCCCTTGCCGGCGCGACGGGCATCAACCGTGCCCTGGCCGCGCTCAGCGCGGACCAGCGGCGCATGGTGGCCCTGGCATTTCATGAGGACCTCAGCCATGCCGAGATCGCCGAGCGCGAGCGGCTGCCGCTGGGCACGGTGAAATCGCATCTGCGCAGGGGGCTGGCCAGCCTGCGCCGGGCCCTGCGCGTCGACGGGGATCGCGGCGATGGCTGA
- a CDS encoding cupin domain-containing protein: protein MADRPHALTRWLAARLATLMPGRSLSPQRKAALREQVLARAAGATTRVLRADEGSWRPLCPGIQVKSLRRDPVAGSETSLWRLQPHARVPSHGHASEEECLVIQGAVLVDGETYASGDYLLAEPGTEHAPVASALGAVLLIRSGLLPAQARG from the coding sequence ATGGCTGACCGGCCGCATGCACTGACCCGCTGGCTGGCGGCGCGGCTGGCGACCCTGATGCCCGGCCGCAGTCTGTCGCCGCAGCGCAAGGCCGCGCTGCGCGAGCAGGTCCTGGCCCGCGCCGCCGGTGCCACCACACGGGTGCTGCGCGCCGACGAGGGCAGCTGGCGCCCCTTGTGCCCCGGTATCCAGGTCAAATCGCTGCGCCGGGACCCCGTTGCCGGCAGCGAGACCAGCCTCTGGCGTCTGCAGCCGCATGCGCGCGTGCCCAGCCACGGCCATGCCAGCGAAGAGGAGTGCCTGGTCATCCAGGGCGCTGTCCTGGTCGACGGCGAAACCTATGCCAGCGGTGACTACCTGCTGGCCGAGCCCGGCACCGAGCATGCGCCGGTCGCCTCGGCGCTTGGTGCCGTACTGCTGATCCGCAGCGGGTTGCTGCCTGCGCAGGCGCGCGGATAG
- a CDS encoding right-handed parallel beta-helix repeat-containing protein, which translates to MSFRPSLALCALVLLGAGHAAQAQSCGDTLTHSITLSADLHCSSGWVAFDVAAPAITIRLNGHTLSGTSALQGIRVIGQEKVRILGPGRISGFWGGVNTYDASRLLVQGVEFADLGAGIILNRSGGSKIVGNGFFRIGSEAVSIIDPLVGSTLPAGNNVVSGNVIGKVDTGITLCGGAAGGNLVEHNTINAAYARGIHVVDHSSGNYISGNRLHNAGAGIVVEASNGNTVIDNQVAQGSAGIAIGATLQGRCQPDPLQTHDSVGHKVYDNRLSDVVTGIHVGNDPYLGKAIGSVFAGTVVENATYGVLLNVNSVSNHVFGSTWIGVATPILDLGYDNHW; encoded by the coding sequence ATGTCGTTCCGTCCTTCCCTTGCTCTGTGCGCGCTCGTCCTGCTCGGCGCCGGGCACGCCGCCCAGGCCCAGTCCTGCGGCGACACCCTCACCCACTCGATCACGCTGAGCGCCGACCTGCACTGCAGCAGCGGCTGGGTCGCCTTCGATGTCGCCGCACCGGCCATCACCATCCGCCTCAACGGCCACACCCTGTCCGGCACCTCCGCGTTACAGGGCATCCGGGTCATCGGCCAGGAAAAGGTCCGCATCCTGGGGCCGGGGCGGATCAGCGGCTTCTGGGGCGGCGTGAATACCTACGATGCCAGCCGCCTGCTCGTGCAGGGCGTGGAATTCGCCGACCTGGGCGCAGGGATCATCCTCAATCGCAGCGGCGGCTCGAAGATCGTCGGCAACGGCTTCTTCCGCATCGGCAGCGAGGCGGTGAGCATCATCGATCCGCTGGTCGGCAGCACCCTGCCCGCCGGCAACAACGTGGTCTCCGGCAACGTGATCGGCAAGGTCGACACCGGCATCACCCTGTGCGGCGGCGCCGCCGGCGGCAACCTGGTCGAGCACAACACCATCAACGCCGCCTACGCGCGCGGCATCCACGTGGTCGATCACAGCAGCGGCAACTACATCAGCGGCAACCGCCTGCACAATGCTGGCGCCGGCATCGTCGTCGAGGCCTCCAACGGCAACACGGTGATCGACAACCAGGTCGCGCAGGGCAGCGCCGGCATCGCCATCGGCGCCACCTTGCAGGGCCGTTGCCAGCCCGATCCGCTGCAGACGCACGACAGCGTCGGCCACAAGGTCTACGACAACCGCCTGAGCGACGTGGTCACCGGCATCCATGTCGGCAACGACCCCTACCTGGGCAAGGCGATCGGTTCGGTGTTCGCCGGCACCGTGGTCGAGAACGCGACCTATGGCGTGCTGCTGAACGTCAACAGCGTGTCCAACCATGTCTTCGGCAGCACCTGGATCGGAGTCGCGACGCCGATCCTGGACCTGGGGTACGACAACCACTGGTAG
- a CDS encoding FAD:protein FMN transferase, protein MRTCPPLLPGRPRALFLLALLALAACRGGEVGTWRHGGATMGTTWSVQAQLPPGLDRAALAAALQAELDRVIAQLSTWEPDSDISRYNRAPAGTWQPLPEPFNDLLAQALALAEATAGAYDPTVGPLVALWGFGAAAPRSTPPSDAEIAAARQRIGWQRLRHEPGSGRVLQPGGVMLDLVSIAEGHAVDRLGETMERHGVADYLVEIGGELRARGRRPDGRPWQVAVVDPLGGPPVAIVALRDASIATSGDYLAHFEHQGVRYGHAIDPHSGWPVRHGLASVTVLAEDSTRAGALATALSVLGPDAGLAFAQRQDIAALLLVRDTVPGPLKPIATPAWRTQVEAARQGDH, encoded by the coding sequence ATGAGGACCTGTCCGCCCCTGCTGCCCGGCCGACCACGCGCCCTGTTCCTGCTGGCGCTCCTGGCGCTGGCGGCCTGCAGAGGCGGTGAGGTGGGCACCTGGCGGCACGGCGGCGCAACCATGGGCACCACCTGGTCGGTGCAGGCGCAGCTCCCGCCCGGACTGGACCGCGCAGCCCTGGCGGCGGCGCTGCAGGCCGAGCTCGACCGGGTCATCGCCCAGCTCAGCACCTGGGAGCCGGACTCTGACATCAGCCGCTACAACCGGGCGCCGGCCGGTACCTGGCAGCCGCTTCCGGAGCCCTTCAACGACCTGCTCGCCCAGGCGCTGGCCCTGGCCGAGGCCACCGCCGGCGCCTACGACCCCACCGTGGGCCCCCTGGTCGCCCTGTGGGGGTTCGGTGCCGCCGCGCCCCGCAGCACGCCTCCCTCGGACGCGGAGATCGCGGCTGCGCGCCAGCGGATCGGCTGGCAGCGGCTCCGGCACGAGCCCGGCAGCGGCCGCGTGCTGCAGCCCGGCGGGGTGATGCTGGACCTGGTCTCGATCGCCGAGGGCCATGCCGTCGACCGCCTGGGCGAGACCATGGAGCGCCATGGCGTGGCCGATTACCTGGTCGAGATCGGCGGCGAGCTGCGCGCCCGCGGCAGGCGTCCGGATGGCCGGCCGTGGCAGGTCGCCGTTGTCGATCCCCTGGGCGGCCCGCCGGTGGCGATCGTCGCCCTGCGCGATGCCTCGATCGCCACCTCCGGCGACTATCTGGCGCATTTCGAACACCAGGGCGTGCGCTATGGCCACGCCATCGACCCGCACAGCGGCTGGCCGGTGCGCCATGGCCTGGCATCGGTCACCGTGCTGGCGGAGGACTCGACGCGCGCCGGCGCGCTGGCCACGGCGCTGAGCGTGCTTGGGCCGGATGCCGGTCTGGCATTCGCGCAGCGCCAAGACATTGCGGCATTGCTGCTGGTGCGCGACACCGTGCCCGGCCCCCTGAAACCGATCGCCACGCCGGCATGGCGGACCCAGGTCGAGGCTGCCAGGCAGGGCGATCACTGA
- a CDS encoding methylmalonyl-CoA mutase family protein, giving the protein MSTPASQMPASQAQTERTPLRFVTAASLFDGHDAAINIMRRLIQAQGAEVIHLGHNRSVEDVVRAALQEDADAIALSSYQGGHVEYFKYMVDMLRERGAGHIRVFGGGGGTITPEEIRELEAYGVERIYHPNDGMKMGLVEMIEDVVARAARARDQGPGTGDRSHDARPAIDDEIAIGRVLSDIEDGRYTEAELALLRRQWQSGLDTGKSPPVPGPRSPVPVIGITGTGGAGKSSVTDELLNRFLASFPQMRIAVISVDPTRRRTGGALLGDRIRMNSLRSHRVYMRSMATRRQHVATNAVLKDCIGFLKGLGFDLVIVETAGIGQSDSEIVDLVDFPMYVMTSDYGAASQLEKIDMVDFAELIVLNKYDKRGAEDALRDVRKQWKRNRTAFQVKDEDIPVYPTIASQFNDPGVSWMFVNLCRLLLERGPGTGDRGQGKAEGAGYSSPRCDFQPALDTSLREPRATVLIPGARVRYLAEIAEQGRAINAGIVKQAEAADRAQAFWTALGELEDGKRPKALDLYDEADLAVPGDRSLATLRQRYNDAVQALTAENLRSLRAWPARLKSITDEVTEYEVRGKAIRVENYRESLSHQKIPKIAAPGYKSWGELLTFLGKENLPGSYPYTGGVYPYRRTGEDPIRMFAGEGTPERTNRRFHYLSVGQPAARLSTAFDSVTLYGEDPAERPDIYGKIGNSGVNIPTLDDMKKLYSGFDLCAPTTSVSMTINGPAPIILALFMNTAIDQQVEKYLKADPERWAAAQKKIDAFFSGRPRPTYSGGLPQGNDGLGLAFLGMTGDQLVDAETYARIKAETLRTVRGTVQADILKEDQAQNTCIFSTEFALRMMGDIQQYFVDNGVRNFYSVSISGYHIAEAGANPISQLAFTLSNGFTIVEYYLARGMKIDDFAPNLSFFFSNGMDPEYTVIGRVARRIWARAMRERYGANERSQMMKYHIQTSGRSLHAQEIQFNDIRTTLQALYALFDNCNSLHTNAYDEAITTPTEESVRRAVAIQMIINKELGLNFCENPWQGSFIVDQLTDLVEEAVYKEFEAISERGGVLGAMDTMYQRGKIQEESLYYEHKKHDGSLPLVGVNTFLPKEHGGEVATEIELIRSTPEEKGQQIANVKAWQGSRNPLAPEGETEHGHVVEDDAAAATEPHDGHGLAYLQRTARDRRNVFEALIEAVKTHSLGQISHALYDVGGEYRRNM; this is encoded by the coding sequence ATGAGCACACCCGCCAGCCAGATGCCGGCCAGCCAGGCGCAGACCGAGCGCACGCCGCTGCGTTTCGTCACCGCCGCCAGCCTGTTCGACGGCCACGACGCCGCCATCAACATCATGCGCCGGCTGATCCAGGCGCAGGGCGCCGAGGTCATCCACCTGGGCCACAACCGCAGCGTCGAGGACGTGGTGCGCGCCGCCCTGCAGGAGGACGCCGACGCGATCGCCCTGTCCAGCTACCAGGGCGGCCACGTCGAATACTTCAAGTACATGGTCGACATGCTGCGCGAGCGCGGCGCCGGCCACATCCGGGTGTTCGGCGGCGGCGGCGGCACCATCACCCCCGAGGAGATCCGCGAGCTCGAGGCCTACGGCGTCGAGCGCATCTACCACCCCAACGACGGGATGAAGATGGGGTTGGTGGAGATGATCGAGGATGTGGTTGCGCGCGCTGCGCGCGCGCGGGACCAGGGACCGGGGACCGGGGACCGGTCCCACGACGCCCGCCCCGCGATCGACGATGAAATCGCCATTGGCCGCGTACTGTCCGACATCGAGGATGGCCGATACACCGAGGCCGAGCTGGCCCTGCTGCGCCGGCAATGGCAGTCCGGCCTGGACACCGGCAAGTCGCCCCCGGTCCCTGGTCCCCGGTCCCCTGTCCCCGTCATCGGCATCACCGGCACCGGCGGCGCCGGCAAGTCGTCGGTGACCGACGAGCTGCTCAACCGCTTCCTTGCCAGCTTCCCGCAGATGCGCATCGCCGTGATCAGCGTCGACCCGACCCGGCGCCGCACCGGCGGCGCCCTGCTCGGCGACCGCATCCGCATGAACTCGCTGCGCAGCCACCGCGTCTACATGCGCTCGATGGCGACCCGTCGCCAGCACGTCGCCACCAACGCCGTGCTCAAGGACTGCATCGGCTTCCTCAAGGGCCTGGGCTTCGACCTGGTGATCGTCGAGACCGCCGGCATCGGCCAGAGCGATTCGGAGATCGTCGACCTGGTCGACTTCCCGATGTACGTGATGACCTCCGACTACGGCGCCGCCAGCCAGCTCGAGAAGATCGACATGGTCGACTTCGCCGAGCTGATCGTGCTCAACAAGTACGACAAGCGCGGCGCCGAGGACGCCCTGCGCGACGTGCGCAAGCAGTGGAAGCGCAACCGCACCGCCTTCCAGGTCAAGGACGAGGACATCCCCGTCTACCCGACCATCGCCAGCCAGTTCAACGACCCCGGCGTGAGCTGGATGTTCGTCAACCTCTGCCGGTTGCTGTTGGAGCGGGGACCGGGGACAGGGGACCGGGGACAGGGGAAAGCGGAGGGTGCGGGGTACTCGTCGCCGCGCTGCGATTTCCAACCCGCGCTGGATACCAGCTTGCGTGAGCCGCGGGCGACGGTTCTGATCCCCGGCGCCCGCGTCCGCTACCTGGCCGAGATCGCCGAGCAGGGCAGGGCGATCAATGCCGGCATCGTCAAGCAAGCCGAAGCCGCCGACCGCGCCCAGGCGTTCTGGACCGCCCTGGGCGAACTCGAGGACGGCAAGCGCCCCAAGGCCCTGGACCTGTACGACGAGGCCGACCTCGCCGTGCCCGGCGACCGCTCCCTGGCCACCCTGCGCCAGCGCTACAACGACGCCGTGCAGGCGCTGACCGCCGAGAACCTGCGCAGCCTGCGCGCCTGGCCGGCGCGGCTGAAGTCGATCACCGACGAGGTCACCGAGTACGAGGTGCGCGGCAAGGCCATCCGCGTCGAGAACTACCGCGAATCGCTCAGCCACCAGAAGATTCCCAAGATCGCCGCGCCCGGCTACAAGTCCTGGGGCGAGCTGCTGACCTTCCTGGGCAAGGAGAACCTGCCCGGCAGCTATCCCTACACCGGCGGCGTCTACCCGTACCGGCGCACCGGCGAGGATCCGATCCGCATGTTCGCCGGCGAGGGCACGCCCGAGCGCACCAACCGCCGCTTCCATTACCTGTCCGTCGGCCAGCCCGCCGCCCGCCTGTCCACCGCCTTCGACAGCGTCACCCTGTACGGCGAGGACCCGGCCGAGCGCCCGGACATCTACGGAAAGATCGGCAACTCCGGCGTCAACATCCCGACCCTGGACGACATGAAGAAGCTGTACTCCGGCTTCGACCTGTGCGCGCCCACCACCAGCGTGTCGATGACCATCAACGGCCCGGCGCCGATCATCCTGGCGCTGTTCATGAACACCGCCATCGACCAGCAGGTCGAGAAATACCTGAAGGCCGACCCCGAGCGCTGGGCCGCCGCCCAGAAGAAGATCGACGCCTTCTTCTCCGGCCGCCCGCGCCCCACCTACAGCGGCGGCCTGCCGCAGGGCAACGACGGCCTGGGCCTGGCCTTCCTGGGCATGACCGGCGACCAGCTCGTCGACGCCGAAACCTACGCCAGGATCAAGGCCGAGACCCTGCGCACCGTGCGCGGCACCGTGCAGGCCGACATCCTCAAGGAGGACCAGGCCCAGAACACCTGCATCTTCTCCACCGAGTTCGCCCTGCGCATGATGGGCGACATCCAGCAGTACTTCGTCGACAACGGCGTGCGTAACTTCTATTCGGTGTCGATCTCCGGCTACCACATCGCCGAGGCCGGCGCGAACCCGATCAGCCAGCTCGCCTTCACCCTGTCCAACGGCTTCACCATCGTCGAGTACTACCTGGCGCGCGGCATGAAGATCGACGACTTCGCGCCGAACCTGAGCTTCTTCTTCAGCAACGGCATGGACCCGGAATACACCGTCATCGGCCGCGTCGCCCGCCGCATCTGGGCGCGCGCCATGCGCGAGCGCTACGGCGCCAACGAGCGCAGCCAGATGATGAAGTACCACATCCAGACCTCCGGCCGCTCCCTGCACGCCCAGGAGATCCAGTTCAACGACATCCGCACCACCCTGCAGGCCCTGTACGCCCTGTTCGACAACTGCAACAGCCTGCACACCAACGCCTACGACGAGGCCATCACCACGCCCACCGAGGAGAGCGTGCGCCGCGCCGTCGCCATCCAGATGATCATCAACAAGGAGCTGGGCCTGAACTTCTGCGAGAACCCCTGGCAGGGCAGCTTCATCGTCGACCAGCTCACCGACCTGGTCGAGGAAGCCGTCTACAAGGAGTTCGAGGCCATCAGCGAACGCGGCGGCGTGCTCGGCGCCATGGACACCATGTACCAGCGCGGCAAGATCCAGGAAGAGAGCCTGTACTACGAGCACAAGAAGCACGACGGCAGCCTGCCCCTGGTCGGCGTCAACACCTTCCTGCCCAAGGAGCACGGCGGCGAGGTGGCCACCGAGATCGAACTGATCCGCTCCACCCCCGAGGAGAAGGGCCAGCAGATCGCCAACGTCAAGGCCTGGCAGGGTTCGCGCAACCCGCTGGCGCCGGAAGGCGAGACCGAGCATGGCCATGTCGTGGAGGACGACGCGGCCGCGGCCACCGAGCCGCACGACGGCCACGGTCTGGCCTACCTGCAGCGCACCGCCCGCGACCGCCGCAACGTGTTCGAGGCGCTGATCGAGGCGGTGAAGACGCACAGCCTGGGCCAGATCAGCCACGCGCTCTACGACGTCGGCGGCGAGTACCGGCGAAACATGTAG
- a CDS encoding GGDEF domain-containing protein, whose translation MSRPRSPVVGLESRHGTLRRLRQRLAEDFRLAVILLCGGCTIAGILPFLVTRALRGEWLVVALDVLVILAIASANVYAWVRGRTRGPGAFLVLVNNAGALSLTLMAGIAGVLWTFPVLLMNFFLVDRLPALFASIALVALVAAQPTLFADPMHAASYAVTAALVGLYAFIFAFRAARQHGHLEGLARRDPMTGAGNRRQMEADLAAAVARFELTRPGMAVALLDLDHFKGINDRYGHEAGDRVIVSFVDRVRECVRGRDRLYRFGGEEFVLLLENVDAAGAFAALDKVRRHVGMTLHAPGGPVTVSIGAAVLREDEPWQPWLARADAALYAAKRGGRNRVVLAGTMEPSASAANEPASDPRLRLVT comes from the coding sequence GTGAGCCGGCCCAGGTCGCCTGTCGTGGGCCTGGAATCGCGACACGGTACCTTGCGGCGGCTGCGCCAGCGTCTTGCCGAGGATTTCCGGCTGGCGGTGATCCTGCTGTGCGGCGGCTGCACGATCGCCGGCATCCTGCCCTTCCTCGTCACCCGCGCCTTGCGCGGCGAATGGCTGGTGGTGGCGCTCGATGTCCTGGTCATCCTCGCCATCGCCAGCGCCAATGTCTACGCCTGGGTGCGTGGTCGCACGCGCGGACCCGGCGCCTTCCTGGTGCTGGTCAACAACGCCGGTGCGCTCAGCCTGACGCTGATGGCCGGCATCGCCGGCGTGCTGTGGACCTTCCCCGTGCTGCTGATGAACTTCTTCCTGGTGGACCGCTTGCCGGCGCTGTTCGCCAGCATCGCCCTGGTCGCCCTGGTCGCAGCCCAGCCGACACTGTTTGCCGATCCCATGCACGCGGCAAGCTATGCCGTCACCGCCGCCCTAGTCGGCCTTTACGCATTCATCTTCGCCTTCCGGGCGGCGCGTCAGCACGGCCACCTGGAGGGGCTGGCACGTCGCGATCCGATGACCGGTGCCGGCAACCGGCGCCAGATGGAGGCCGACCTGGCCGCGGCAGTGGCGCGCTTCGAGCTGACCCGGCCGGGCATGGCGGTGGCCCTGCTCGACCTCGACCACTTCAAGGGCATCAACGACCGCTACGGCCACGAGGCCGGCGACCGGGTGATCGTCAGCTTCGTGGACCGGGTGCGCGAGTGCGTGCGCGGTCGCGACCGCCTGTACCGCTTCGGGGGCGAGGAGTTCGTCCTGCTGCTGGAGAACGTCGACGCCGCCGGCGCGTTCGCGGCGCTGGACAAGGTCCGCCGGCATGTCGGCATGACCCTGCATGCGCCTGGCGGGCCGGTGACAGTGTCGATCGGCGCCGCGGTGCTGCGCGAGGACGAGCCCTGGCAGCCCTGGCTGGCGCGCGCCGACGCCGCGCTCTACGCCGCCAAGCGCGGCGGCCGTAACCGGGTGGTGCTGGCCGGCACCATGGAACCCTCGGCCAGCGCCGCCAACGAGCCGGCCTCCGACCCCCGCCTGCGGCTGGTGACCTGA